In a single window of the Lynx canadensis isolate LIC74 chromosome E2, mLynCan4.pri.v2, whole genome shotgun sequence genome:
- the HERPUD1 gene encoding homocysteine-responsive endoplasmic reticulum-resident ubiquitin-like domain member 1 protein isoform X3, with translation MEVEPEPEPEPVTLLVKSPNQRHRDLELSGDRSWSVGRLKAHLSRVYPERPRPEDQRLIYSGKLLLDHQCLKDLLPKQEKRHVLHLVCNVKGPSKVSETSTKVAESTEQPAGLHQGQYPGDSSGDSLRQREILRNLSPSGWENISRPEAAQPAFQGLGPGFSGYTTYGWLQLSWFQQIYARQYYMQYLAATAASGAFVPSPSAQEIPVVSAPAPAPIHNQFPAENQPANQNAAPPVVVNPGANQNLRMNAQGITLDGFHLDRGQFRTSPMMVLRMKL, from the exons ATGGAGGTCGAGCCCGAGCCCGAACCTGAGCCGGTCACGCTCCTGGTGAAGAGTCCCAACCAGCGCCACCGCGACTTGGAGCTGAGCGGCGACCGCAGCTGGAGCGTGGGCCGCCTCAAGGCCCATCTGAGCCGCGTCTATCCCGAGCGCCCG CGTCCAGAGGACCAGAGGTTAATTTATTCTGGGAAGCTCTTGTTGGATCACCAGTGTCTCAAGGACTTGCTTCCAAAG CAGGAAAAACGGCATGTTTTGCATCTGGTATGCAATGTGAAGGGTCCTTCAAAAGTGTCAGAGACCAGTACAAAG GTTGCCGAATCCACAGAGCAGCCTGCTGGTCTTCATCAGGGACAGTATCCTGGGGATTCCTCAGGTGATAGCTTAAGGCAAAGGGAGATTCTTCGGAACCTTTCTCCCTCTGGATGGGAGAACATCTCAAG GCCTGAAGCTGCCCAGCCAGCCTTCCAAGGCTTGGGGCCTGGTTTCTCGGGCTATACTACCTACGGTTGGCTGCAGCTCTCCTGGTTCCAGCAGATCTACGCACGGCAGTACTACATGCAATA tttagcaGCCACTGCTGCCTCAGGGGCTTTTGTCCCCTCACCAAGTGCACAAGAGATACCTGTGGTTTCTGCACCTGCTCCAGCCCCTATTCACAACCAGTTTCCAGCCGAGAACCAGCCAGCTAATCAGAACGCTGCTCCTCCAGTGGTGGTTAATCCTGGGGCGAATCAAAATTTGCGGATGAATGCACAAG